In Betta splendens chromosome 22, fBetSpl5.4, whole genome shotgun sequence, the following proteins share a genomic window:
- the tdrd9 gene encoding ATP-dependent RNA helicase TDRD9 isoform X2 encodes MKKVFTAEQISGWFTVGAPIGTVKVAEEVLKQKSDEPPSTESSLSESPNGGSLKNLPSDAGCRDEPVSVQKSSCSSSPAPPPLSSYKYPSLPITKYRQELISLINHNSVVIVRGATGSGKTTQLPQYILDHYTMKNASCNIVVTQPRKIGATSIARWVATQRKCTLGSLVGYQVGLEKMATEHTRLIYMTTGVLLQKLVIAKCLTEFSHVFVDEVHERTEEMDFLLLVLRKLLHSNSRYVKIILMSATINCKEFAEYFATPIQGKMNPAYVFKVDGAPYAIEEFYLDDLLNLFPLRVDSPHSDDPHISEGLYNFAINLIQSFDEMEVKDSSKAKEQGGMNLSEKGSVLVFLPGLHEITYMKEALTKLSHKRLQVYSLHSSVTLEEQNGVFLPPVPGHRKVILSTNIAESSVTVPDVKYVIDFCLARRLVCDQQTNYQSLCLTWASKTNCNQRRGRAGRVSKGYCYRLVTREFWRNQIPDFMTPEILLSPLTSIMLKVKLLDMGDPRSVLSTAISPPNLDDIVKTVLQLKEMGALSAKCDDGGQNEDGELTFLGRVLAHLPVDLYLGKMIVLGHVFGCLEECLIIAASHSLKSFFAIPSMQVHAGQRSKLAFSQDTQSDSIAFVNAFKAWTSCKKKGQLRHPKDELEWGKENFIQIKRIREVAELYEDLKKRVAQFNMHVPDAQPSDYTNSHRQKFILQIVIAGAYYSNYFLQGEMDEKMAYRELNGFNPRTTVMVRNLPPYSFLYYKQLQSLFRLCGQVKTISFENSRAYVEFYRTSQDSGVLPEVYISLLLPQPSMKLSVYPIEQIERHAGNRNISHMKYTRVNVDFQTHSVCPVGVVSSTIDPEKLPPNPMFNVNITEVVEVGHFWGFQADESSLEKQSHLTAEINKRQLCPLTVSLYPNLLCLAPYSEAQEQGLYYRAKILHIHGHKVEVFFLDFGNTAFVACSSLRELPPDLLSHPFQAQEFQVIEMCPSPRSIILGNQWSSRARDRFIALLFVNMVTMDKNMVDILVEEGHAIKTEETFDSRQNHEALMSLYKDLETGTYVPNSASSSWKDRKKEEKEIIDSLLAHFSKSHQSYSRTNVCLHGPVSPHKIHFHSLSHKTSYKTVTIEKSSINSQALNENPHYKHQRMLVAGTVTLSSTGTFLRLGCTSLMPDIPGLPALVTMLFTPILELRTDEARTFYSGALCGLGWNSQTQEGILPERDIELAFDVKFDVEDITEINGLRVAMNHLVSEGPCGTLHLGPHKISRLQEDCRDRLIRLFMKTREAVAPVYYEKPEKWNQVDPSLKLDIVDPGSKKTRGLLFRLHPVTLLNS; translated from the exons ATGAAGAAGGTGTTTACTGCAGAACAGATTTCGGGGTGGTTCACCGTCGGGGCCCCGATTGGCACCGTTAAAGTCGCTGAAGAAGTACTGAAACAAAAGTCAGACGAGCCACCTTCGACAGAGAGCAG cCTGTCAGAGTCTCCAAATGGGGGCAGCCTGAAGAATCTACCATCTGATGCAGGGTGTAGGGATGAACCAGTATCTGTGCAGA AATCCTCCTGTAGTTCATCTCCCGCGCCTCCGCCACTCAGCAGCTACAAGTACCCCAGCTTGCCCATCACCAAATACAGGCAGGAG CTAATTTCCCTCATAAACCACAACTCGGTAGTGATCGTCCGAGGAGCCACGGGCAGTGGCAAGACCACGCAGCTGCCACAGTACATTCTTGACCACTACACCATGAAAAATGCCTCCTGCAACATTGTGGTCACTCAGCCACGTAAAATTGGAGCCACCAGTATTGCCCGATGGGTTGCTACCCAGCGAAAATGCACCCTGGGTAGTCTGGTAGGATACCAG GTTGGGCTGGAGAAGATGGCTACTGAGCACACACGACTCATCTACATGACTACAGgagtgctgctgcagaaactgGTTATAGCCAAGTGCCTCACAGAGTTCTCCCACGTCTTTGTCGACGAG GTTCATGAACGCACAGAGGAGATGGACTTTCTCCTGCTGGTTTTGAGAAAACTCCTACATTCCAACTCCCGTTATGTAAAG ATTATACTAATGTCTGCCACCATAAATTGCAAGGAGTTTGCTGAATACTTTGCCACACCAATTCAGGGCAAAATGAACCCAGCCTATGTGTTTAAAGTAGATGGAGCACCCTATGCTATTGAGGAGTTTTATCTGGATGACCTCCTAAACCTGTTTCCACTCAGA GTTGACTCACCTCATTCAGATGACCCACACATTTCAGAAGGGTTGTACAATTTTGCCATTAATCTGATTCAAAGCTTTGATGAGATGGAGGTCAAAGATTCCAG CAAAGCTAAGGAACAAGGTGGGATGAATTTGTCAGAAAAAGGAAGCGTGTTGGTTTTCCTCCCTGGTTTACACGAGATAACCTACATGAAGGAAGCCTTGACCAAGCTGAGCCATAAAAG gctgcaggtttatTCTCTTCACTCTTCTGTGACTCTGGAGGAGCAGAACGGTGTATTTCTGCCCCCTGTCCCTGGACACAGGAAG GTCATCCTTTCCACCAATATTGCAGAGAGTTCTGTGACTGTTCCAGATGTTAAATATG TAATTGACTTCTGCCTTGCCCGTCGCTTGGTTTGTGACCAACAAACAAACTATCAGTCTCTGTGTCTTACCTGGGCATCCAAAACTAACTGCAACCAGCGCAGAG GCAGGGCAGGTCGCGTCTCCAAGGGGTACTGTTACCGACTTGTCACTAGGGAGTTCTGGAGAAATCAGATTCCAGATTTCATGACTCCTGAGATACTG CTCTCCCCATTAACCTCCATCATGCTCAAGGTCAAGCTGCTGGACATGGGAGATCCCCGCTCTGTTCTCTCCACAGCTATCTCACCCCCAAACCTTGATGACATTGTGAAGACAGTCCTTCAACTCAAAGAG ATGGGTGCACTTTCTGCAAAATGTGATGATGGGGGTCAAAATGAGGATGGTGAGCTAACGTTCCTGGGTCGAGTACTGGCCCACTTGCCTGTGGACCTGTACCTTGGGAAAATGATAGTCCTGGGCCATGTGTTTGGCTGCCTGGAGGAGTGCCTCATCATAG CTGCCTCACACTCACTGAAGAGTTTTTTTGCCATACCATCCATGCAAGTGCATGCTGGCCAAAG GAGCAAGTTGGCCTTTTCCCAAGACACACAGAGTGATTCCATAGCGTTTGTCAATGCTTTTAAG GCGTGGACCTCTTGCAAAAAGAAAGGGCAGCTGAGACACCCAaag gatgaGCTGGAATGGGGAAAAGAGAACTTCATTCAAATCAAGAGGATCAGGGAG GTCGCAGAATTGTATGAGGACCTGAAAAAGCGTGTGGCCCAGTTCAACATGCATGTGCCAGACGCTCAGCCATCGGACTACACCAACAGCCACAGGCAGAAGTTCATTCTCCAG ATCGTCATTGCTGGTGCCTACTATTCCAACTACTTCTTGCAAGGGGAAATGGACGAAAAAATGGCTTACAGAGAACTAAATGGCTTTAACCCTAGAACAACTGTGATG GTGAGGAACCTCCCCCCATACAGTTTCCTGTACTACAAGCAGCTGCAGTCTCTGTTTCGCCTGTGTGGACAGGTGAAAACCATTTCCTTCGAGAACTCCAG AGCATATGTGGAGTTCTACAGGACATCACAAGACTCAGGGGTGCTGCCTGAGGTGTAcatttccctcctcctccctcagccttCCATGAAACTGTCTGTCTACCCCATTGAACAAATAGAAAGACATGCCGGAAACAGAAACATATCTCACATGAAGTACACAAG GGTAAATGTGGACTTCCAGACCCATTCTGTCTGCCCAGTGGGAGTGGTAAGCAGTACGATTGACCCAGAGAAGCTACCTCCCAACCCCATGTTTAATGTGAACATCACAGAG gtggtaGAGGTTGGCCATTTCTGGGGATTCCAGGCAGATGAATCCAGTTTAGAGAAGCAGAGCCACCTGACAGCAGAGATTAACAAGCGTCAGCTGTGTCCTTTAACTGTGTCACTCTACCCCAACTTACTGTGTCTGGCTCCTTATTCTGAGGCCCAGGAGCAGGGCCTGTACTATCGCGCCAAGATCCTGCACATACACGGCCACAAAGTGGAG GTGTTCTTCTTGGACTTTGGTAACACTGCATTtgtggcctgcagcagcctcagagAGCTCCCTCCTGATCTTCTGTCTCACCCTTTCCAG GCTCAGGAGTTCCAGGTTATTGAAATGTGTCCATCGCCCAGATCAATTATTCTGGGAAACCAATGGAGCAGTCGAGCTCGCGACCGCTTCATCGCCCTG CTATTCGTCAACATGGTGACAATGGACAAAAACATGGTTGACATCTTGGTGGAGGAAGGGCATGCAATCAAGACAGAAGAGACCTTTGACTCGAGG CAAAACCACGAAGCACTGATGTCTCTGTACAAGGACTTGGAAACGGGCACATATGTCCCAAATtctgccagcagctcctggaagGATCGcaagaaagaagagaaggagatcATTGACAGCCTACTTGCCCACTTTTCCAAGAGCCACCAGTCCTATTCCAGAACAAAT GTTTGTCTGCATGGGCCAGTCAGTCCTCACAAAATACATTTCCACAGTTTGAGCCACAAAACCTCCTACAA GACTGTGACTATAGAGAAGAGCAGCATCAACTCACAGGCCCTGAATGAAAACCCTCACTACAAACATCAGAGGATGCTGGTGGCTGGGACTGTGACTCTCAGCTCCACAG GTACATTTCTTCGTCTTGGGTGTACCTCCCTCATGCCAGACATCCCTGGACTGCCTGCACTCGTTACCATGCTCTTCACACCGATCTTGGAGTTACG tacgGATGAAGCAAGGACCTTCTACAGTGGTGCCCTCTGTGGCTTGGGATGGAACAGTCAAACGCAAGAGGGCATCCTACCTGAGCGGGACATTGAACTGGCCTTCGATGTCAAATTTGATGTTGAGGACATCACTGAG ATAAATGGTCTGCGAGTGGCTATGAACCATCTGGTGTCTGAAGGGCCCTGTGGCACTCTTCATCTGGGGCCTCATAAGATCAGCCGCCTGCAGGAAGACTGTCGTGACCGCCTCATAAG ATTGTTCATGAAGACAAGAGAAGCCGTCGCTCCAGTGTACTATGAGAAACCAGAGAAATGGAACCAG GTGGATCCCTCTCTGAAGCTGGATATTGTGGACCCTGGcagtaaaaaaacaagaggTCTTCTCTTCCGTCTACATCCAGTCACACTCCTGAACAGTTGA
- the rtn1a gene encoding reticulon-1a isoform X3 has product MGAAAIDLLYWRNVKQSGAVFSSVLLLLFSLTQFSVVSVGAYLALAALSATISFRIYKSVLQAVQKTDEGHPFKSYLEMEISLSQDQISKYADKILLYANTCMKELRRLFLVQDLVDSLKFAVLMWLLTYVGALFNGLTLLILAVVSMFTMPVVYEKHQAQIDQYVGLIRTQVNSVVGKIQAKIPGAKRKEE; this is encoded by the exons ATGGGAGCCGCAG CAATTGACCTGCTCTACTGGAGGAATGTGAAGCAGTCGGGGGCAGTGTTCAGCAGCgtgcttctgctcctcttctccctgACCCAGTTCAGCGTGGTCAGCGTCGGGGCCTACTTAGCCCTAGCGGCGCTCTCCGCCACCATCAGCTTCAGGATCTACAAGTCCGTGCTGCAGGCCGTGCAGAAGACCGACGAGGGACATCCCTTCAA ATCCTACCTGGAGATGGAAATCTCTCTGTCCCAGGACCAGATTAGTAAATATGCTGACAAGATCCTGCTGTACGCCAACACCTGCATGAAGGAGCTCCGCAGGCTGTTCCTCGTTCAAGACCTGGTCGACTCCTTGAAG TTCGCTGTCCTGATGTGGCTGCTGACCTACGTTGGTGCGCTCTTCAACGGCCTGACACTGCTCATTCTAG CTGTGGTCTCCATGTTCACCATGCCTGTGGTCTATGAGAAACATCAG GCACAAATCGACCAGTACGTGGGACTAATACGGACCCAGGTCAACTCTGTGGTGGGaaa GATCCAGGCGAAGATCCCCGGGGccaagaggaaggaggagtAA
- the tdrd9 gene encoding ATP-dependent RNA helicase TDRD9 isoform X1, whose product MKKVFTAEQISGWFTVGAPIGTVKVAEEVLKQKSDEPPSTESSLSESPNGGSLKNLPSDAGCRDEPVSVQKSSCSSSPAPPPLSSYKYPSLPITKYRQELISLINHNSVVIVRGATGSGKTTQLPQYILDHYTMKNASCNIVVTQPRKIGATSIARWVATQRKCTLGSLVGYQVGLEKMATEHTRLIYMTTGVLLQKLVIAKCLTEFSHVFVDEVHERTEEMDFLLLVLRKLLHSNSRYVKIILMSATINCKEFAEYFATPIQGKMNPAYVFKVDGAPYAIEEFYLDDLLNLFPLRVDSPHSDDPHISEGLYNFAINLIQSFDEMEVKDSSKAKEQGGMNLSEKGSVLVFLPGLHEITYMKEALTKLSHKRLQVYSLHSSVTLEEQNGVFLPPVPGHRKVILSTNIAESSVTVPDVKYVIDFCLARRLVCDQQTNYQSLCLTWASKTNCNQRRGRAGRVSKGYCYRLVTREFWRNQIPDFMTPEILLSPLTSIMLKVKLLDMGDPRSVLSTAISPPNLDDIVKTVLQLKEMGALSAKCDDGGQNEDGELTFLGRVLAHLPVDLYLGKMIVLGHVFGCLEECLIIAASHSLKSFFAIPSMQVHAGQRSKLAFSQDTQSDSIAFVNAFKAWTSCKKKGQLRHPKDELEWGKENFIQIKRIREVAELYEDLKKRVAQFNMHVPDAQPSDYTNSHRQKFILQIVIAGAYYSNYFLQGEMDEKMAYRELNGFNPRTTVMVRNLPPYSFLYYKQLQSLFRLCGQVKTISFENSRAYVEFYRTSQDSGVLPEVYISLLLPQPSMKLSVYPIEQIERHAGNRNISHMKYTRVNVDFQTHSVCPVGVVSSTIDPEKLPPNPMFNVNITEVVEVGHFWGFQADESSLEKQSHLTAEINKRQLCPLTVSLYPNLLCLAPYSEAQEQGLYYRAKILHIHGHKVEVFFLDFGNTAFVACSSLRELPPDLLSHPFQAQEFQVIEMCPSPRSIILGNQWSSRARDRFIALVSNHSVLVSLYSILHGIMRVQLFVNMVTMDKNMVDILVEEGHAIKTEETFDSRQNHEALMSLYKDLETGTYVPNSASSSWKDRKKEEKEIIDSLLAHFSKSHQSYSRTNVCLHGPVSPHKIHFHSLSHKTSYKTVTIEKSSINSQALNENPHYKHQRMLVAGTVTLSSTGTFLRLGCTSLMPDIPGLPALVTMLFTPILELRTDEARTFYSGALCGLGWNSQTQEGILPERDIELAFDVKFDVEDITEINGLRVAMNHLVSEGPCGTLHLGPHKISRLQEDCRDRLIRLFMKTREAVAPVYYEKPEKWNQVDPSLKLDIVDPGSKKTRGLLFRLHPVTLLNS is encoded by the exons ATGAAGAAGGTGTTTACTGCAGAACAGATTTCGGGGTGGTTCACCGTCGGGGCCCCGATTGGCACCGTTAAAGTCGCTGAAGAAGTACTGAAACAAAAGTCAGACGAGCCACCTTCGACAGAGAGCAG cCTGTCAGAGTCTCCAAATGGGGGCAGCCTGAAGAATCTACCATCTGATGCAGGGTGTAGGGATGAACCAGTATCTGTGCAGA AATCCTCCTGTAGTTCATCTCCCGCGCCTCCGCCACTCAGCAGCTACAAGTACCCCAGCTTGCCCATCACCAAATACAGGCAGGAG CTAATTTCCCTCATAAACCACAACTCGGTAGTGATCGTCCGAGGAGCCACGGGCAGTGGCAAGACCACGCAGCTGCCACAGTACATTCTTGACCACTACACCATGAAAAATGCCTCCTGCAACATTGTGGTCACTCAGCCACGTAAAATTGGAGCCACCAGTATTGCCCGATGGGTTGCTACCCAGCGAAAATGCACCCTGGGTAGTCTGGTAGGATACCAG GTTGGGCTGGAGAAGATGGCTACTGAGCACACACGACTCATCTACATGACTACAGgagtgctgctgcagaaactgGTTATAGCCAAGTGCCTCACAGAGTTCTCCCACGTCTTTGTCGACGAG GTTCATGAACGCACAGAGGAGATGGACTTTCTCCTGCTGGTTTTGAGAAAACTCCTACATTCCAACTCCCGTTATGTAAAG ATTATACTAATGTCTGCCACCATAAATTGCAAGGAGTTTGCTGAATACTTTGCCACACCAATTCAGGGCAAAATGAACCCAGCCTATGTGTTTAAAGTAGATGGAGCACCCTATGCTATTGAGGAGTTTTATCTGGATGACCTCCTAAACCTGTTTCCACTCAGA GTTGACTCACCTCATTCAGATGACCCACACATTTCAGAAGGGTTGTACAATTTTGCCATTAATCTGATTCAAAGCTTTGATGAGATGGAGGTCAAAGATTCCAG CAAAGCTAAGGAACAAGGTGGGATGAATTTGTCAGAAAAAGGAAGCGTGTTGGTTTTCCTCCCTGGTTTACACGAGATAACCTACATGAAGGAAGCCTTGACCAAGCTGAGCCATAAAAG gctgcaggtttatTCTCTTCACTCTTCTGTGACTCTGGAGGAGCAGAACGGTGTATTTCTGCCCCCTGTCCCTGGACACAGGAAG GTCATCCTTTCCACCAATATTGCAGAGAGTTCTGTGACTGTTCCAGATGTTAAATATG TAATTGACTTCTGCCTTGCCCGTCGCTTGGTTTGTGACCAACAAACAAACTATCAGTCTCTGTGTCTTACCTGGGCATCCAAAACTAACTGCAACCAGCGCAGAG GCAGGGCAGGTCGCGTCTCCAAGGGGTACTGTTACCGACTTGTCACTAGGGAGTTCTGGAGAAATCAGATTCCAGATTTCATGACTCCTGAGATACTG CTCTCCCCATTAACCTCCATCATGCTCAAGGTCAAGCTGCTGGACATGGGAGATCCCCGCTCTGTTCTCTCCACAGCTATCTCACCCCCAAACCTTGATGACATTGTGAAGACAGTCCTTCAACTCAAAGAG ATGGGTGCACTTTCTGCAAAATGTGATGATGGGGGTCAAAATGAGGATGGTGAGCTAACGTTCCTGGGTCGAGTACTGGCCCACTTGCCTGTGGACCTGTACCTTGGGAAAATGATAGTCCTGGGCCATGTGTTTGGCTGCCTGGAGGAGTGCCTCATCATAG CTGCCTCACACTCACTGAAGAGTTTTTTTGCCATACCATCCATGCAAGTGCATGCTGGCCAAAG GAGCAAGTTGGCCTTTTCCCAAGACACACAGAGTGATTCCATAGCGTTTGTCAATGCTTTTAAG GCGTGGACCTCTTGCAAAAAGAAAGGGCAGCTGAGACACCCAaag gatgaGCTGGAATGGGGAAAAGAGAACTTCATTCAAATCAAGAGGATCAGGGAG GTCGCAGAATTGTATGAGGACCTGAAAAAGCGTGTGGCCCAGTTCAACATGCATGTGCCAGACGCTCAGCCATCGGACTACACCAACAGCCACAGGCAGAAGTTCATTCTCCAG ATCGTCATTGCTGGTGCCTACTATTCCAACTACTTCTTGCAAGGGGAAATGGACGAAAAAATGGCTTACAGAGAACTAAATGGCTTTAACCCTAGAACAACTGTGATG GTGAGGAACCTCCCCCCATACAGTTTCCTGTACTACAAGCAGCTGCAGTCTCTGTTTCGCCTGTGTGGACAGGTGAAAACCATTTCCTTCGAGAACTCCAG AGCATATGTGGAGTTCTACAGGACATCACAAGACTCAGGGGTGCTGCCTGAGGTGTAcatttccctcctcctccctcagccttCCATGAAACTGTCTGTCTACCCCATTGAACAAATAGAAAGACATGCCGGAAACAGAAACATATCTCACATGAAGTACACAAG GGTAAATGTGGACTTCCAGACCCATTCTGTCTGCCCAGTGGGAGTGGTAAGCAGTACGATTGACCCAGAGAAGCTACCTCCCAACCCCATGTTTAATGTGAACATCACAGAG gtggtaGAGGTTGGCCATTTCTGGGGATTCCAGGCAGATGAATCCAGTTTAGAGAAGCAGAGCCACCTGACAGCAGAGATTAACAAGCGTCAGCTGTGTCCTTTAACTGTGTCACTCTACCCCAACTTACTGTGTCTGGCTCCTTATTCTGAGGCCCAGGAGCAGGGCCTGTACTATCGCGCCAAGATCCTGCACATACACGGCCACAAAGTGGAG GTGTTCTTCTTGGACTTTGGTAACACTGCATTtgtggcctgcagcagcctcagagAGCTCCCTCCTGATCTTCTGTCTCACCCTTTCCAG GCTCAGGAGTTCCAGGTTATTGAAATGTGTCCATCGCCCAGATCAATTATTCTGGGAAACCAATGGAGCAGTCGAGCTCGCGACCGCTTCATCGCCCTGGTGAGCAACCATTCAGTCCTAGTGTCACTGTACTCCATCCTTCATGGCATAATGCGTGTGCAGCTATTCGTCAACATGGTGACAATGGACAAAAACATGGTTGACATCTTGGTGGAGGAAGGGCATGCAATCAAGACAGAAGAGACCTTTGACTCGAGG CAAAACCACGAAGCACTGATGTCTCTGTACAAGGACTTGGAAACGGGCACATATGTCCCAAATtctgccagcagctcctggaagGATCGcaagaaagaagagaaggagatcATTGACAGCCTACTTGCCCACTTTTCCAAGAGCCACCAGTCCTATTCCAGAACAAAT GTTTGTCTGCATGGGCCAGTCAGTCCTCACAAAATACATTTCCACAGTTTGAGCCACAAAACCTCCTACAA GACTGTGACTATAGAGAAGAGCAGCATCAACTCACAGGCCCTGAATGAAAACCCTCACTACAAACATCAGAGGATGCTGGTGGCTGGGACTGTGACTCTCAGCTCCACAG GTACATTTCTTCGTCTTGGGTGTACCTCCCTCATGCCAGACATCCCTGGACTGCCTGCACTCGTTACCATGCTCTTCACACCGATCTTGGAGTTACG tacgGATGAAGCAAGGACCTTCTACAGTGGTGCCCTCTGTGGCTTGGGATGGAACAGTCAAACGCAAGAGGGCATCCTACCTGAGCGGGACATTGAACTGGCCTTCGATGTCAAATTTGATGTTGAGGACATCACTGAG ATAAATGGTCTGCGAGTGGCTATGAACCATCTGGTGTCTGAAGGGCCCTGTGGCACTCTTCATCTGGGGCCTCATAAGATCAGCCGCCTGCAGGAAGACTGTCGTGACCGCCTCATAAG ATTGTTCATGAAGACAAGAGAAGCCGTCGCTCCAGTGTACTATGAGAAACCAGAGAAATGGAACCAG GTGGATCCCTCTCTGAAGCTGGATATTGTGGACCCTGGcagtaaaaaaacaagaggTCTTCTCTTCCGTCTACATCCAGTCACACTCCTGAACAGTTGA
- the rtn1a gene encoding reticulon-1a isoform X2 translates to MQAAADVTKKECSWSSWKGQAIDLLYWRNVKQSGAVFSSVLLLLFSLTQFSVVSVGAYLALAALSATISFRIYKSVLQAVQKTDEGHPFKSYLEMEISLSQDQISKYADKILLYANTCMKELRRLFLVQDLVDSLKFAVLMWLLTYVGALFNGLTLLILAVVSMFTMPVVYEKHQAQIDQYVGLIRTQVNSVVGKIQAKIPGAKRKEE, encoded by the exons ATGCAGGCCGCTGCAGACGTGACCAAGAAGGAATgctcctggagcagctggaagggCCAGG CAATTGACCTGCTCTACTGGAGGAATGTGAAGCAGTCGGGGGCAGTGTTCAGCAGCgtgcttctgctcctcttctccctgACCCAGTTCAGCGTGGTCAGCGTCGGGGCCTACTTAGCCCTAGCGGCGCTCTCCGCCACCATCAGCTTCAGGATCTACAAGTCCGTGCTGCAGGCCGTGCAGAAGACCGACGAGGGACATCCCTTCAA ATCCTACCTGGAGATGGAAATCTCTCTGTCCCAGGACCAGATTAGTAAATATGCTGACAAGATCCTGCTGTACGCCAACACCTGCATGAAGGAGCTCCGCAGGCTGTTCCTCGTTCAAGACCTGGTCGACTCCTTGAAG TTCGCTGTCCTGATGTGGCTGCTGACCTACGTTGGTGCGCTCTTCAACGGCCTGACACTGCTCATTCTAG CTGTGGTCTCCATGTTCACCATGCCTGTGGTCTATGAGAAACATCAG GCACAAATCGACCAGTACGTGGGACTAATACGGACCCAGGTCAACTCTGTGGTGGGaaa GATCCAGGCGAAGATCCCCGGGGccaagaggaaggaggagtAA
- the rd3l gene encoding protein RD3-like, whose translation MPLFSWMRWSHDTRAEAPVEANSPKSSRVAPSCVLIRELLWHVEEHERLARELEWEHRLAHNKLDIHWCQYPRLRTLIPSSELHQLEFLCSQIPPIHAASVLCRFREVLANNNIRPWELASIFKQVLRDFLSQKQFDEEDNLSVQPGQLRPIEAWTSRYKMKQGFVTPIVPNCGDHQREEIPTISGYVEKAMRDSNLVTASREWDLPYYYPAPLRPKGAYSTTL comes from the exons ATGCCCCTGTTCAGCTGGATGAGGTGGTCACATGACACAAGAGCGGAGGCTCCAGTTGAAGCAAATTCCCCCAAAAGCTCCAGGGTTGCACCTAGTTGTGTGCTGATCAGAGAACTCCTGTGGCATGTGGAGGAGCACGAGCGGCTGGCAAGGGAACTCGAGTGGGAGCACAGGCTGGCCCACAACAAACTTGATATCCACTGGTGCCAATACCCTCGGTTACGGACCCTGATCCCCTCATCAGagctgcaccagctggagtTCCTGTGTTCCCAGATCCCACCTATCCACGCAGCATCCGTCCTCTGCAG GTTTCGTGAAGTTCTTGCCAATAACAACATCAGGCCGTGGGAGCTAGCATCCATTTTTAAGCAAGTACTGAGGGACTTTCTGAGTCAAAAGCAGTTCGACGAAGAGGACAACCTCTCGGTGCAACCAGGACAACTACGACCAATAGAGGCTTGGACGAGTCGCTACAAAATGAAGCAGGGCTTTGTCACACCCATCGTCCCCAATTGCGGAGATCACCAAAGAGAGGAGATCCCCACAATCTCTGGATACGTGGAAAAAGCCATGCGGGACTCCAACTTAGTTACAGCAAGCAGGGAGTGGGACCTTCCATATTACTACCCAGCGCCTCTCAGGCCCAAAGGAGCATACAGCACCACACTGTGA